The following proteins come from a genomic window of Aspergillus luchuensis IFO 4308 DNA, chromosome 3, nearly complete sequence:
- a CDS encoding 60S ribosomal protein eL6 (COG:J;~EggNog:ENOG410PJFV;~InterPro:IPR008991,IPR041997,IPR014722,IPR000915;~PFAM:PF01159;~go_component: GO:0005840 - ribosome [Evidence IEA];~go_function: GO:0003735 - structural constituent of ribosome [Evidence IEA];~go_process: GO:0006412 - translation [Evidence IEA]) → MSDSTVGQTKQFGKGQRTVPHPAQKAQKWYPVDDESQPKKVRKAIRPAKVRESLQPGTVLILLAGRFRGKRVVLLKHLEQGVLLVTGPFKINGVPLRRVNARYVIATSTRIDISGVDAQTLEKVSAADYFTKEKKAEKKTEEAFFKQGEKPQKKVVASARASDQKAVDQSILASVKKEAFLGSYLASTFSLRNGDKPHEMKW, encoded by the exons ATGTCGGACTCTACTGTTGGCCAGACGAAGCAGTTTGGAAAGGGCCAGAGGACCGTCCCTCACCCGGCCCAGAAGGCCCAGAAATGGTACCCCGTTGATGACGAGTCGCAGCCCAAGAAA GTCCGCAAGGCTATCCGTCCCGCTAAGGTCCGCGAGAGCCTCCAGCCCGGTACCGTTctgatcctcctcgccggccGCTTCCGTGGAAAGCGTGTCGTTCTCCTCAAGCACCTCGAGCAGGGTGTTCTCCTCGTCACCGGTCCCTTCAAGATCAACGGTGTCCCCCTCCGCCGTGTCAACGCTCGTTACGTGATTGCCACCAGCACCCGTATCGACATCAGCGGTGTTGACGCCCAGACCCTCGAGAAGGTCTCCGCTGCCGACTACTtcaccaaggagaagaaggccgagaagaagaccgaggaGGCTTTCTTCAAGCAGGGAGAGAAGCCCCAG AAGAAGGTTGTTGCCAGCGCTCGCGCTAGCGACCAGAAGGCCGTTGACCAGTCCATCCTCGCCTCCGTCAAGAAGGAGGCTTTCCTCGGAAGCTACCTGGCCAGCACCTTCAGCCTCCGCAACGGCGACAAGCCCCACGAGATGAAGTGGTAG
- a CDS encoding uncharacterized protein (COG:O;~EggNog:ENOG410PKMZ;~InterPro:IPR032368,IPR038108,IPR038633,IPR006773;~PFAM:PF04683,PF16550;~go_component: GO:0005634 - nucleus [Evidence IEA];~go_component: GO:0005737 - cytoplasm [Evidence IEA]), whose protein sequence is MSIAPIITFKAGICDLETSGETSVVKPKPTPGYIYLYSEDELVHFCWRPRSAPHTEPELDLVMVPSDGCFVPYKPVDSTAPTNGRIYVLKFSSSSQRYLFWLQSKSQHEDGNPSWFSQRDLKLGEIVNGLLQGEDVDVEHEIANLPRGGPSGGDDDETMEDVEGVDHDPNHNHGGNSGGAGPDATGGDVRAEGQGSREGGADGGRAAATDSDPSSVVQSFLQSLHGGSRQSQDPERPFTTLQDLLTTSTTLPFLESADEQTVDNLLSFLPPSLLLLAQDNDLEEAAAADQDPDIAQAALGSLELTQKKEILRKVLHSPQFAQSLASLTMAIRDGGLPSISEALKIPVANGGFMRRGGVPLGGGDAVEAFLQGVRDHVKDSAEGNRMDTD, encoded by the exons ATGTCTATAGCTCCGATCATTACCTTCAAAGCGGGTATCTGTGACCTCGAG ACGTCCGGTGAAACCTCCGTCGTCAAGCCCAAGCCCACCCCCGGTTACATCTATCTCTACTCCGAAGATGAGCTGGTACACTTTTGCTGGCGCCCCAGATCTGCTCCCCACACGGAACCTGAGCTCGACCTGGTAATGGTTCCCTCGGATGGATGCTTTGTACCTTACAAGCCTGTCGACTCTACAGCACCTACCAACGGTCGTATCTACGTCTTGAAgttctcctccagctcccaACGGTACCTCTTCTGGCTACAATCCAAGTCTCAGCATGAGGACGGAAACCCGAGCTGGTTCAGCCAAAGGGATCTTAAGCTAGGAGAGATTGTCAACGGGCTGCTCCAGGGtgaagatgtggatgtagaACATGAGATCGCCAACCTTCCCCGAGGCGGTCCCTCGGgcggcgatgacgacgagacTATGGAAGATGTCGAAGGCGTGGACCATGATCCGAACCACAACCATGGAGGGAACagtggaggagctggccCGGATGCGACTGGCGGTGATGTTCGGGCGGAAGGTCAAGGATCgagggagggtggtgccGATGGTGGAAGAGC GGCCGCCACTGACTCGGATCCTTCATCTGTCGTGCAGAGCTTCCTGCAATCGCTGCATGGGGGCTCGCGGCAATCCCAAGACCCCGAGAGACCTTTCACTACTCTGCAAgatctacttactacctcGACTACATTGCCCTTCTTGGAATCTGCGGACGAACAAACGGTTGACAATCTCCTGAGTTTCCTGCCGCCGTCGCTGCTTCTCCTGGCGCAGGACAATGATCTCGAGGAAGCCGCGGCAGCTGATCAGGACCCGGACATTGCTCAAGCCGCCCTGGGATCGCTCGAACTGACGCAAAAGAAGGAGATTCTGCGCAAAGTTCTACACTCCCCTCAATTTGCGCAGAGTCTAGCAAGCTTGACGATGGCGATCAGAGATGGTGGATTACCGAGCATCAGCGAGGCTCTAAAAATTCCAGTTGCAAATGGAGGATTTATGCGTAGAGGAGGGGTTCcattgggtggtggtgatgctgttgAGGCATTCCTCCAAGGCGTTCGGGATCATGTTAAGGATTCGGCAGAAGGAAACCGTATGGACACCGATTGA
- the cch1 gene encoding calcium channel protein CCH1 (BUSCO:EOG092600XJ;~COG:P;~EggNog:ENOG410PFKW;~InterPro:IPR002077,IPR027359,IPR011992,IPR005821, IPR002048;~PFAM:PF00520;~TransMembrane:24 (i343-361o381-403i490-509o515-534i546-569o684-714i756-774o786-804i816-834o840-860i872-893o951-974i1180-1205o1225-1244i1256-1273o1279-1296i1308-1332o1429-1450i1509-1529o1541-1559i1571-1590o1596-1614i1626-1650o1726-1745i);~go_component: GO:0005891 - voltage-gated calcium channel complex [Evidence IEA];~go_component: GO:0016020 - membrane [Evidence IEA];~go_function: GO:0005216 - ion channel activity [Evidence IEA];~go_function: GO:0005245 - voltage-gated calcium channel activity [Evidence IEA];~go_function: GO:0005509 - calcium ion binding [Evidence IEA];~go_process: GO:0006811 - ion transport [Evidence IEA];~go_process: GO:0055085 - transmembrane transport [Evidence IEA];~go_process: GO:0070588 - calcium ion transmembrane transport [Evidence IEA]), translated as MASSSHDRGPDDDNFHIDHSIPLQDLSSPDHERGGPAGVATRLGRSLTGRGRTGRNYERIAVDSPVETANAAGNARPHPHISHEEDEDAIEDPGAFAQATSFGLSFDPSSSTSLAPTHSRAPSSVDLDTVPLDGAEHYLAHIDTYNDTARLTETQNVQPISGASGSDNGHQNDQGGTKSVQLPATSHSGSRLGDDLHNLEGGFVGRSRGGSNAADRSRSLSPSASGSALMRASSMMKSMSQRIVNLSNEPEVVEQSILREESHKNARMEEPPALPSLPDYAHDAPSTSSLNSSAPGEKLPSNNKAWRGISNPLRGKSLGILGPDNALRMWLCDILVHPFTEPFILIVIVVQTILLTIESARSVWSYPRAVRWGANPMDYPYFAIFIIYTLEIIAKILVSGLIINPAEYSTLDRSMGFRKAVVEKGKNLIIPQRQFSVRKSAMSEQPQASIIRTFTGGLNQLENQLADDPLQKSRVRLAHRAFLRHSFNRLDFVALVSYWVSFFLSIYGVETRQQLYVFSMLSCLRILRLLNLTNGTSVILRSLKKAAPLLAHVAFLIGFFWLLFAIVGIQSFKSSFRRTCVWLGVDGESDYAQNDPNGSLQFCGGYVNSTTGLQMPWLQKDNTFGSSSPKGYICPAGSICLEGENPYNGTLSFDNIVNSLELVFVIMSSNTFTDLLYYTADSDYLASSLFFICGLLILSLWMVNLLVAVITHAFQVIREESQRSAFAVKKIDTTEREDLASRKVSAIKRLYDKTEWLWVCIIIFDLVVQAMRSASMSDDRAQFIDTTELVMTFVFLFEIILRFASDWRTFHKKTRNWVDLGLVVITCIIQIPAIKRERAYDVLTLFQILRVYRVVLAFKVTRDLIMVVFRNAVGLLNLIFFVFLITFLGSIFATQLFRGQIPEEDADGDTIIITFSDIYNSFLGMYQILSSENWTDILYNATTYTVSYNTAWISAAFLIIWFILANFIVLNMFIAVIQESFDVSEDEKRLQQVKAFLQQKQVNMASQGNLSLSKIFKLGKDSSRYKDPLDHGPAALEMLLKDAVVQEFLDEDEPPENRPGDNVPLEQSATAETAQPGFFSRTWTKFTTSIMRREPNPFYSKLDIPRTFDELDPRTMAKEFVSAAEQRKRAQREYLMRHPNYNKSLFIFAPNHPVRKLCQRIVGPGRGVQRVEGVDPYKPVWYAFSAFIYAAIVAMVLLACITTPIYQKNHFTTNRDWFTYTDMGFAVLFTIEAIIKVIADGFFWTPNAYFRGSWGFLDGVVLITLWISVGGSLFEDWGVTRAIGAFKALRALRLLNVSDSAKNTFHSVIIVGGWKVIAAAAVSMSFLIPFAIYGVNLFAGRMVSCNDGDISGSLDQCIGEYKNTPFNWDVLSPRVADNSYYDFDNFGDSLFILFQIVSQEGWIDVQDSAMSITGVDTQPQDYVAPENGLFFIIFNLLGAVFVLTLFVSVFMRNYTEETGVAYLTAEQRSWLELRKLLRQISPSKRSFDNKSRQWKMWSYRVAVKKHGPWARCVTFILTLHLLLLVLEYYPEPEVWDQTREIIFFVFNFVYIANVLIRMLGLGWHRFSRSSWDVYSLLSVSGTFITTILRFVSSSQVINELNKLFLVSITLLIIPRNNQLDQLFKTAAASLTSIGNLIATWFVLFLVFAIAMNQAFGLTKFGSQETDNLNFRDVPKALVLLFRMSCGEGWNEIMEDYATMSPPMCTYDGNFFLDDCGSAPWARTLFIAWNIISMYLFVSLFTSLIFESFSYVYQKSSGLYAISREDIRRFKHAWATYDPDGTGYITKEQFPRLLGELSGVFSMRIYDGEFTIGQIMEECRVDKRDSLLAHRRVVDGLDLDKMARILRQIPTDVVRNRRQRLNAFYEEVLVSADPVRGISFHSCLMILAHYNVISDSKSLRLEEFLRRRARLQRVEETIRRQTVIGFFDTLYWSREFRRRVEHKKSARMSGVPQFSVPEIFIDDGSHDDPAATEGPREQARDALTGEESSQQPMLSPTSPTGRATRYQLPPIDTSPLGRISVLNSPATEWSSISPSLSPLRERAGTTSSYGSGGDVHDEQTSPAHSRQNSAMNVNDVMQSLGESVWGESIRRSFTQRRRSGE; from the exons ATGGCTTCAAGTAGCCATGACCGCGGCCCCGATGACGATAATTTCCACATCGATCACTCAATCCCCTTGCAGGATCTCTCATCGCCAGACCATGAACGTGGAGGTCCAGCTGGTGTTGCGACAAGGCTGGGCCGATCTTTGACCGGTAGGGGCCGGACAGGGAGAAACTATGAGCGCATAGCGGTGGATTCGCCCGTTGAAACGGCCAATGCGGCGGGCAATGCGCGCCCGCACCCTCACATTtcccatgaagaagatgaagacgcaATCGAGGATCCGGGGGCATTTGCTCAAGCGACTTCATTCGGTCTCAGTTTTGACCCCTCGTCCAGTACCTCTCTTGCCCCGACGCATAGTCGAGCACCCTCCAGTGTTGACCTAGATACCGTGCCGCTCGACGGAGCCGAACACTATCTCGCCCACATCGACACCTACAACGACACCGCACGATTGACGGAGACACAAAACGTCCAGCCCATAAGCGGAGCATCCGGCTCAGACAATGGACACCAGAATGATCAGGGCGGTACAAAATCGGTTCAACTTCCTGCTACCAGCCATTCGGGGTCACGATTGGGTGACGATCTACACAATCTGGAGGGTGGTTTCGTGGGTAGATCCCGCGGAGGAAGCAATGCAGCGGACAGGTCGCGATCGCTGTCTCCCTCGGCTTCCGGATCTGCCTTGATGCGGGCCAGTTCCATGATGAAGTCGATGTCCCAGCGTATTGTCAACCTTAGTAACGAACCTGAAGTGGTGGAACAATCGATCCTCAGGGAGGAATCGCATAAGAATGCGCGAATGGAAGAGCCCCCGGCACTGCCATCTTTGCCAGACTATGCGCATGATGCGCCGTCTACCAGTTCATTGAACAGTTCAGCTCCTGGAGAGAAATTGCCATCGAACAATAAGGCATGGCGCGGCATTAGCAACCCTCTGAGAGGGAAATCGCTGGGTATTCTAGGCCCAGATAATGCCCTGCGGATGTGGTTGTGTGATATACTCGTTCATCCGTTCACGGAACCCTTTATTTTGATTGTGATTGTGGTCCAAACAATTCTGCTGACCATTGAATCTGCACGCTCTGTCTGGAGTTATCCCCGGGCTGTCCGTTGGGGAGCAAATCCCATGGATTATCCTTActtcgccatcttcattATCTATACGCTCGAGATTATTGCTAAAATCCTCGTGTCAGGATTGATCATCAACCCTGCGGAATACAGCACTCTAGACCGGTCGATGGGGTTCAGGAAAGCAGTTGttgagaaagggaagaactTGATCATACCACAGCGGCAGTTCTCAGTGCGGAAGTCTGCCATGTCAGAACAGCCCCAGGCTTCCATTATACGCACTTTTACGGGCGGACTGAATCAATTGGAGAATCAATTGGCCGATGACCCCCTCCAGAAGAGTCGCGTGCGACTGGCCCACCGTGCCTTCCTGCGGCACTCGTTCAATCGGCTTGATTTCGTCGCCTTAGTATCGTACTGGGTGTCGTTCTTCCTCTCGATCTATGGAGTCGAGACTCGCCAGCAGCTGTATGTGTTCAGCATGCTGAGCTGTCTTCGAATTCTTCGTCTCCTGAATCTGACCAATGGTACTTCT GTTATCCTGCGCAGTCTCAAAAAAGCGGCACCATTGCTTGCGCACGTAGCGTTCCTTAtcggcttcttctggcttctGTTTGCTATCGTCGGCATCCAAAGCTTCAAATCAAGCTTTCGGAGAACCTGTGTCTGGCTTGGCGTTGACGGTGAAAGCGATTACGCACAGAATGATCCAAACGGCTCCTTACAGTTTTGTGGAGGCTACGTCAATTCGACTACAGGACTACAAATGCCTTGGCTTCAGAAGGATAATACTTTCggttcatcttctcccaaaGGCTACATCTGTCCTGCAGGCTCCATTTGCCTTGAAGGAGAGAACCCCTACAATGGGACATTGAGTTTTGACAATATCGTGAATTCGCTGGAGCTTGTGTTTGTAATCATGAGCTCGAACACGTTCACCGACCTACTCTACTATACTGCCGACAGCGATTATCTTgcgtcttctcttttctttatatGCGGGCTTCTCATATTGAGTTTGTGGATGGTCAATTTGCTGGTTGCAGTGATCACCCACGCTTTTCAGGTTATCCGAGAAGAAAGCCAGCGCAGTGCCTTTGCCGTTAAAAAGATAGACACGACTGAAAGAGAGGATTTGGCCTCTCGGAAGGTCAGTGCGATCAAGCGTCTCTATGACAAGACAGAGTGGCTCTGGGTTTGCATTATCATTTTTGATCTTGTCGTCCAGGCTATGAGGAGTGCTTCGATGAGCGATGATCGGGCCCAATTCATTGACACCACAGAACTTGTTATGACTTTCGTCTTCCTTTTCGAAATCATCCTAAGATTTGCCTCGGATTGGCGCACGTTTCACAAGAAAACGCGGAATTGGGTCGATCTGGGCCTTGTCGTAATAACGTGCATCATTCAGATTCCAGCAATCAAGCGTGAACGAGCGTACGATGTCCTTACACTCTTCCAAATTCTTCGAGTATATCGTGTTGTGCTCGCCTTCAAGGTGACCAGGGATCTCATTATGGTCGTCTTCCGCAATGCAGTTGGTCTGCTGAACTtgatcttctttgtctttttgATTACGTTCCTTGGTTCCATCTTCGCAACTCAGCTCTTTCGTGGGCAGATTCCAGAGGAAGACGCAGATGGTGATACCATAATCATTACCTTTTCCGATATCTACAACTCTTTTCTCGGGATGTACCAAATCTTGTCAAGCGAGAATTGGACGGATATCTTGTATAACGCTACCACGTACACAGTGTCATACAACACAGCTTGGATCTCTGCGGCTTTCTTGATAATATGGTTCATCCTGGCCAACTTCATTGTCCTGAACATGTTCATTGCAGTCATCCAGGAAAGCTTCGATGtctcggaggatgagaaaCGGCTTCAGCAGGTCAAAGCGTTCTTGCAGCAGAAACAAGTCAACATGGCCTCGCAGGGAAACTTGTCTCTTTCCAAGATTTTCAAGCTCGGTAAGGACTCGAGCCGGTATAAGGATCCTCTGGATCACGGCCCAGCGGCACTGGAGATGTTGCTCAAGGATGCTGTCGTCCAAGAGTtccttgatgaggatgaaccACCTGAGAATCGGCCGGGCGACAACGTTCCATTAGAGCAGTCGGCCACAGCCGAGACAGCTCAGCCAGGATTTTTCTCGCGCACCTGGACGAAGTTCACCACTTCAATTATGCGTCGAGAGCCAAACCCTTTCTATTCCAAGCTGGATATCCCGCGAACATTCGACGAGCTTGACCCGAGGACGATGGCCAAGGAATTTGTTTCAGCAGCTGAGCAGAGGAAAAGGGCTCAACGAGAGTATCTCATGCGACATCCAAATTACAACAAGTCACTATTTATCTTTGCGCCAAACCACCCCGTTCGGAAGCTATGCCAGCGTATCGTGGGACCGGGGCGTGGAGTTCAACGAGTGGAGGGTGTAGATCCCTACAAGCCTGTCTGGTATGCATTTTCCGCCTTTATTTACGCGGCAATTGTCGCAATGGTGTTGCTGGCCTGCATAACCACACCGATCTACCAGAAGAATCACTTTACGACGAACAGGGATTGGTTCACCTACACTGACATGGGCTTCGCGGTCTTGTTCACCATAGAAGCTATCATCAAGGTTATAGCGGACGGGTTTTTCTGGACGCCTAATGCGTACTTTCGCGGCTCCTGGGGCTTTCTTGATGGAGTAGTTTTGATCACGCTCTGGATCAGCGTCGGTGGATCGCTGTTCGAAGATTGGGGCGTCACCCGAGCCATTGGAGCGTTTAAGGCGCTTAGGGCGTTGAGACTCTTGAATGTTAGTGATAGCGCTAAGAATACTTTCCATTCAGTGATCATTGTTGGAGGATGGAAAGTCATCGCT GCCGCAGCTGTTTCGATGAGCTTTTTGATCCCCTTCGCTATCTATGGAGTGAATCTTTTCGCCGGACGAATGGTGTCATGCAACGATGGCGACATTTCAGGAAGCCTGGATCAGTGCATTGGTGAGTACAAGAACACGCCTTTTAATTGGGATGTTCTCTCTCCGCGAGTGGCCGACAATTCCTACTACGACTTTGACAACTTTGGCGATTCCCTTTTCATTCTGTTCCAAATTGTCTCCCAAGAAGGCTGGATCGACGTGCAGGACAGTGCTATGAGCATTACTGGTGTGGATACGCAGCCGCAGGACTATGTTGCGCCGGAGAATgggctcttcttcatcatcttcaacctgcTTGGTGCCGTCTTCGTCCTGACGCTGTTCGTATCTGTGTTCATGCGGAACTACACAGAAGAGACTGGTGTAGCGTATCTTACTGCTGAACAGCGATCATGGCTGGAATTGAGGAAGTTACTCCGGCAAATCTCCCCTTCAAAGCGCTCCTTCGACAATAAGAGCCGACAGTGGAAGATGTGGAGTTACCGAGTCGCCGTTAAGAAACATGGCCCATGGGCAAGATGTGTGACTTTCATCCTTACACTCCacctgttgttgctggtctTGGAATACTATCCCGAGCCGGAGGTATGGGATCAAACCCGAG AGATCATATTCTTTGTTTTCAACTTTGTCTACATTGCCAATGTTCTGATCCGGATGCTTGGCTTGGGTTGGCATCGGTTTAGCCGGAGTTCATGGGATGTGTATTCGTTGCTCTCTGTTTCCGGAACGTTCATCACGACGATCTTGAGATTTGTCTCGTCGAGCCAGGTGATCAACGAACTGAACAAGCTCTTCTTGGTCTCGATCACACTTCTTATTATTCCCCGAAACAACCAGCTTGACCAGCTGTTCAAAACTGCGGCGGCGAGTCTGACGTCGATCGGAAACCTCATCGCCACGTGGTTTGTCCTTTTCCTGGTATTCGCGATTGCCATGAACCAAGCCTTTGGTCTCACGAAGTTTGGTTCACAAGAGACCGACAACCTCAACTTCCGCGATGTTCCCAaggcgctggtgctgctcTTCCGGATGAGTTGTGGAGAAGGCTGGAACGAAATCATGGAAGACTATGCCACGATGAGCCCTCCGATGTGCACCTACGATGGTAACTTTTTCCTAGACGACTGTGGCAGTGCGCCGTGGGCTCGGACACTTTTTATTGCTTGGAACATTATTAGCATGTACCTCTTCGTATCCTTGTTCACATCCTTGATCTTTGAGAGCTTTTCCTACGTGTACCAGAAGAGCAGTGGACTCTATGCGATCAGTCGTGAGGATATCCGCCGATTCAAGCATGCATGGGCTACATATGACCCGGACGGAACCGGGTATATCACCAAAGAACAGTTTCCGCGACTGCTGGGAGAGCTCTCGGGGGTGTTTTCGATGCGAATCTACGATGGCGAATTTACTATCGGCCAAATCATGGAAGAGTGCCGGGTTGACAAGCGCGACTCGTTGCTTGCGCATCGGAGGGTGGTCGACGGGCTGGACTTGGACAAGATGGCCAGAATCCTTCGACAGATCCCAACGGACGTAGTGCGCAACCGCCGACAACGGCTGAACGCGTTCTATGAGGAGGTACTTGTGTCGGCAGACCCGGTGCGCGGCATCTCGTTCCACTCCTGTCTCATGATCCTGGCCCACTACAACGTGATCAGTGACAGCAAGAGTCTGCGACTGGAAGAGTTCCTGCGCAGACGGGCGCGACTGCAGCGTGTCGAGGAAACCATCCGTCGGCAGACAGTGATCGGCTTCTTCGACACACTGTATTGGTCTCGCGAGTTCCGGCGTCGGGTTGAGCATAAGAAGTCGGCCCGGATGAGTGGTGTTCCTCAGTTCTCGGTGCCGGAGATCTTTATTGATGACGGATCTCACGACGACCCGGCGGCGACCGAGGGGCCACGAGAACAAGCACGCGACGCGCTGACCGGAGAAGAATCGTCGCAGCAGCCGATGCTgtccccaacatccccgacgGGGCGAGCCACACGGTACCAGCTGCCACCCATCGATACCAGTCCGCTGGGTCGGATCTCTGTCTTGAACTCCCCGGCGACGGAATGGTCCAGCATCAGCCCATCGCTGTCGCCTCTGCGGGAGCGGGCTGGCACGACGTCGTCGTACGGCAGTGGGGGAGATGTGCACGATGAGCAGACAAGCCCGGCGCATTCGCGACAGAACAGCGCGATGAACGTGAACGATGTGATGCAGTCGCTGGGCGAGTCGGTGTGGGGCGAGAGTATCCGACGCAGCTTCACACAGCGACGGCGATCGGGGGAGTGA
- a CDS encoding uncharacterized protein (COG:S;~EggNog:ENOG410PYQH) codes for MSTSTHATSTIIPPHPHPPTTSNAIHANPSSGGGGPSSPSLSVTLSIPSTTPTPLSSTTASPTSSPTSSPVPRRRRFNNNHYYNNAIGSLNTTSLSDYNYGQDYYYGRSSNNRSRSQSPFRYYHHHHRPSSMSMMLLRRRPSKVDLALSEERSRADEDKIERLGLDLMEPRPVDPLLGVGFALDSMDDSVFGAVDGGVLERSGSQPRFVMGGIFEVMEGRG; via the coding sequence ATGTCCACCTCAACACACgcaacatcaacaataatcccaccccatccacacccCCCGACCACCTCCAACGCTATTCATGCCAACCCCAgcagcggcggtggtggtccatcctccccatctctctccgtcactctctccatcccatccaccaccccaactcCACTCAGCTCCACAACAGCCAgtcccacctcctcacccaCTTCCTCTCCCGTTCCCCGCCGCCGTCGCTTTAACAATAACCACTACTACAACAATGCTATCGGCagcctcaacaccacctctCTCTCCGACTACAACTATGGCCAAGATTACTACTATGGCAGAAGTAGTAATAatcgcagccgcagccaaaGTCCCTTCCggtactaccaccaccaccaccgcccctCATCCATGTCGATGATGCTGCTACGGCGACGGCCCTCGAAGGTCGATTTGGCCCTCTCGGAGGAGCGATCCCGTGCGGACGAGGATAAGATTGAGCGGCTGGGACTGGATTTGATGGAGCCGAGACCCGTGGATCCGTTATTGGGGGTAGGGTTCGCGTTGGATAGTATGGATGATAGTGTTTTTGGGGCGGTCGATGGGGGTGTGTTGGAGAGGAGTGGTTCCCAGCCGAGGTTTGTGATGGGTGGGATTTTTGAGgttatggaggggagggggtga